The proteins below come from a single Vidua macroura isolate BioBank_ID:100142 chromosome 17, ASM2450914v1, whole genome shotgun sequence genomic window:
- the C17H20orf85 gene encoding uncharacterized protein C20orf85 homolog produces the protein MEPTDFIARDNYWKKHVERERDAAKRWAEKWGFLKTPLKELLGDEKKESAKPKLQLPDHLQVRPVTPVEKYIKVLPSPPVPKTTQGFIGWRSGVPALALEHDYQIQSCKGAVCSMK, from the exons atGGAGCCCACCGACTTCATAGCGAGGGACAACTACTG GAAGAAGCATGTTGAAAGGGAAAGAGATGCTGCAAAGAGATGGGctgaaaaatggggatttttgaaAACACCTCTTAAAGAG ttgCTTggagatgaaaagaaagaatcTGCAAAGCCCAAGCTACAGCTTCCAGATCACCTGCAGGTTCGACCTGTGACACCTGTGGAAAAATACATTAAG GtgcttccatctcctccagtaCCTAAAACTACCCAGGGCTTTATTGGCTGGAGATCAGGTGTTCCAGCACTGGCACTTGAACACGATTATCAAATCCAAAGCTGCAAAGGAGCTGTCTGTAGTATGAAGTGA